AAGAAAAACACTGATTCAAAACGCACTTCATAAAACTAAAAGCAGTTAAAGGCAGCTTGACCAACTATTGCGATACAGTAGTGCCCTAAATAAAAGGTATAAACATTCTCCATTGCCATTAACTGAAGTTGAACAGTATTTTTCAGTTCTTGTCTACTTTGTAAATGCAGGGGTGTGTTCATTACGCCAATTGGGCATGACAGCATGCAATCGCTCAGTCCTTGTATTCAGTGTACTTCTTAGACGAGCCATGCACCTTGCTGGCAGGGTACTTCAGCCTATTTAGGGCCATTTTGCGCAGCACTGCTTGGGGTAAATCGATATGACATTTCTCGGCCAGCTCAACTAGGTAGATGAGGACGTCGCTGAGTTCATGTGCCAGGTGCTCGCGCTCGGAGTCGGTCCAGCCGGGAAGTCCTTCGGTCACCTCGCCACGCCACTGGAACAACTCAGATACCTCGCCCACTTCTCCGACCATAGCTAGCAGGAGGTTGCGGGGTTGGTGGAACTGGTTCCAGTCTCGCTCGTCAGTAAATTCCGCTTGCATCCGTCGTATGTCTTCGATGGTAGGTTCGGCAGTGAAAGAGAACGTATCAGTTGGGGTTCTTCTCTTAGTTCCATTTTGCTTGGCAGCGGGGATGTCTGCCTCGCCGTTTTCACAGGCTATTTTTGACTTGCTAGGAGTGCCATTGGTGTGTTTAGCTTCAGATGGGGCCACCATCTCTCCGTTCAGTCCATGCACTCCATCGCCGTTCATTGCCATTGCCTTGTCAATTTTACACCAAACTATTGCACGGATCAACACTTACTTCGCTGTAAACAACCAACCTTGACAACAATATGGGAAAACTCCCGCCACAAAAACCCTTGCTCTTGTAGCCGGAAAGTGTAGTTTAAATCGCCGGAAATTCGAAATATGGGTTGCATTAAATGTGTTACATTGTGGGGTGTTGAGTTTTCCTAAATGCACTTGCCCTCGGATTTTGTGTGAAACTAAGTTTACTATGACTACAACTACCATAATACCCTAAACAGAAAGGCTAAACATGGCAGGCTCCTCTGCAGGAATGACTGCACTGCTATGTAATATGAATAAACAAATTGCAATATTTTATCCAACGATtactttccaaaggcacaatTGGTGTGTGATAAGGAGAATGTGTATGTCTGTCTCCCGATGCCAGAGTCAAGCCCAAACAAAACGGAAAAGGTAGGTCCACGGAgtgaatactaacgttagctagctcgcaCTGATGTGCACTGTTTGTGTATCGTGTGCGCGCCTGTGCTAGTTAGCGAGGATGACAGTCGCACATCATTCATGACCACATTCCCTTCCGTATTTAGACGTTGCAAACATTGCTGTTAGTTTAAAACCTTCATGCAGTTTATTTATAGCTAGTCGTCTGCATGATAGCCTCCTTTTATAAATATGTAAATATTGTCCTTCTTACCCCTCTCTGCCTTCAGAGCATCCTCACAGGTTGTCTTGACAGGGGTTCTGAATGACTTTGATTAGGTATGATGATGTCACTAAAGTTTTGCCGATAttccgcattcaaaacaactgggaactcatgacgtcagtgatattTAGgttggaaagtcggagctctagaaagaggcccgagtttaaaaaaatatatatatatatatttcacctttatttaagtaggctagttgagaacaagttctcatttacaactgagacctggccaagatgaagcaaagcagtgtgacacaaacaacacagagttacacatggaataaacaaacatacagtcaataatacaatagaaaaagtctatatacaatgtgtgcaaatgaggtaggacaagggaggtaaggcaataaataggctatagtggcgaaataattacaatttagcaattaaacactggagtgacagatgtgcagaagatgaatgtgcaagtagagatactggggtgcaaaggagcaaaataataacagtatggggatgaggtagttgggtgggctgtttacagatgagctatgtacaggtgcagtgaactgtgagctgctctgacagctggtgcttaaagctagtgagggagatatgagtctccagcttcagtgatctttgcagttcgttccagtcattggcagcagagaactggaaggacagGCGGCCGaacgaggaattggctttgggggtgaccagtgaaatagttcagagttggatgactgttcatatcgatttttttttttttagatcggAGCTCGTTTTTCCCCAGTTCCCAgttttgaacgcactgaagtctgagatttcccgaGTTCCCTGTTTTGAACGCGGAAATAAGTCCACCAACAGAACTGTCTAAAATGCTGCACTGTAATTAATGACCCACATCTAAACTCCTATAACAGACAACCCTGCCAGTTAGCTATTCATAAGTCCAGTCTATTAGTCAGTTCAGAAAATTAAATCGTGGAGTTGATATGGTGGCCTCCCATTTGTAAGTGTTCATTTCTCTGACTGTGATTGTGTGCTTCTAGTGCTCCCCAGGAGCTGGTAGGTGTGGTGGGTCTGGAGATCCATGCTCAGATCCACTCCAACACCAAGCTGTTTTCTGGCTCCCAGGTCGGGTTCCAGGCTCCACCTAACTCCCTGGTGTCCTTTGATGCCTCCTtacctggaactctacctgtAAGTTATGGTGCATCTGATGATAAACATGCCTCATGTCAATAAAGGCTGTTTGTCTATTCGTTGCGTAATAATACAGTTGTTGTCCATCATAACATAATCTGGTCTATGTAACCTAGCCTACAATATGTCGGTGTACATAGTCATTTGACCAAGTAGGCCTaagttcctcttcctcctcaggtgCTGAACAGACGATGTGTGGAGGCTGCAGTGATGACAGGTTTGGCCCTTAACTGTACGATCAACAGGACGTGTCTCTTTGACAGGAAGCACTACTTCTACGCTGACCTTCCTGTAAGTCAACCCGGACCCCATCTATCCTCCAATCACAAGCAAtcatcaatcacatttatttctaAAGCCCTTTTTAGGCTTCGTCAGCAGTTTTTACAAAGTTATTGAATACAGTAACCCGGCCGAAATCACAGAGGAGACAACTTACTCCCCCATTAATAAGTAGCTCTCATCGGTCAAAGCAGCCATCTCTCCCCAAATTAACTTTCCCATTTTACCTCCTCCCTGTCCCTGAGCTAGGCTATCATTTAATAGTGACGAGTCTTGCTAAACCGGCAGAAAAGCTTATTGCCACCGATATCTAGCCAAATGACAGCTTCTGTTGCTGCAATCTGTTAGCTGTTAGAAGTCAAGTCGCGGCCAAGTGATATTCACCCTCACCTTGCTGCCAGGCGCTCCTGGGTAATTTTAGTGTCATTATGACTGACATTTTATGACCTTGACATCAAGACATGTCATTGGAAGAGATTCAATAGCAATTGCCCAACAAAGCCTCCGAAAAAGTTTCATTTCACTTTGGAAAGATGGGCAGCCCTAGCTTAATGTGACCTATGTAGAAAGAAATGACCCTGACATTACTCTTGACGAGCTGATGATGAGAAATTGTGGACTGAGAAAAGGATGAATTTGAATAATTTAAGTGCCTTAGCGGTGTTATACCATAATGGGACTTTCCACTCTCAAGAAAATGACAAGACAGctaggagatttgtctgttacaGTGCAATCCATACCTTTCCTGTATTAGATGAGTGAAGAGTTTAAAAAGCTTCCCTAACTTTGTCCTAAGGTCAAGAGTATAGAGTAGAGTAGCTCGTGAGGGTTATTTTGTGGGGTCAGGGAATGGATTGTTGAGCGTCGGGTTGTCAGTGCAGTTGTCTTAATGTTATGGTATGTCAATATCCTGTCAATTAAGAAATGAACTAGATGACATGATGGCCTAGAAGTCATTCTAGTTCTTTTGAACGAAAGCATATGATCAGCACAAGGCCTGCCAAGCCTAGATTGTTAGAAGACTGAGTTGTCTTTCGAACCCAGCAGTCAGATTCATAGGTAATAATGTTATCGTGAGGCTACAGCTGTTTAATCCTTCCTCACAGCAGAGGTAGATTATTGATTTCAAAAGCTCCGACATGTATCCCAGGGGTGAAATCCCAGCAGGAAGCCGAAGGATTATTCCCAAATCCCACCTCATCTTTTTTCCCCGTTGTAGATTTTCGGTCCGCTTACTGAGTGTTGCATCACCTCTCTCTTTGGGTTATGTTAAAACATGCGCTGTTGAAACGATAGTGCCAGTTAAGATTTAAATGTTCACCATGCCCACAAGTGGTACCAATGCTTATAAATATGTTTTTGCTTATCCTGTAGACAACACTTGTGTTTTACCAGGCCCGGGAAATAGACAGGGAATAGGGATGGATAGTAAAAGGCCTGTATTGCATAATGAATCATGCTAATGCGTTAAATTCAGTTGGGAGGGATGTTCATGCTCTCTTCAtgatatgtagagagagaaaaTAATAGCCATGATGAGTGAAGCATTAAGCTCTATTAAATTATTTTACTAGCAGCCTATTGAAGTAGAGAGAACGAGGACATAAAAAAACATGCATTTATTAAGAACACATATATATAGTTGTGCATTATTGATGTGTTCCATGATTTAATTTCACACAACGAACGCACTGCTGCTCATTACATGATTTATGATGCGCTTGCCTGACCAGCAGCAGGAATGAATTGAAGTGGCGGGCAGGTGTTATAACAGCTAGCCTCTTCTTAATAACATGCAGCTTCACACTAAGCTACTAGCGGATATGCATAATTATACTTTTCTGAAGTGTTTTCTGTGCAGACGTTATCCCTGACGACTATTTAATGACTCAAATGGATCTGTTTGTGGGACGTGGATGTGCAATAGGTAGGACTAGTTGAATCAAGGGTTGTAGAGGGGAATAGTTTGGTGCATCGAATCATGAATCCGTTGAAGGCAGCTTAGATTCAGTGAACTGAATCTGAAAACGACAAATAGCAGTCTAGTTGGAGAGAGAGCTCTCGGGTTTGGATTTACTTTCCTGAACCGGCCGAGTGCTTTAATACCAGACTGCTCATTAGGCTTTGGGGCTGGGGTGTGACTAGAAGGACCCAGAGGCTTCCAGTAGCAGTTTTTTACCACCACTGGTCTGCATTCAACTTCAGCTGCCCTTCATTATACAAAGCACCAACACCTCTTCAGTGATTATGCCGGAATTGCAAATGATCCACCATTTTGGTGGGTGCTAAGCTAACTAATGTAGCCTGTGTGTGAACAGCAATGCACACAGTATGCTAACTAGGAGGCACTTGCGCTAAtgaattacatttgcattgacactgacagagctctatgaGAGAATTGATTATTCTAGAAAGGGAGGAATCAGCATCTTTTAATGCTATAATCCTGTATTTATAGTACACCGCTGATATAAAATGGAATGTCTCCCGTGGTCCATTATGCTCGTGTTGTTGCCAATGATTGATTTGTTGATCaggtacagtacaacacagatgGTTACGGCTAATTCACTTTTCTCTCCTTTTTTGTTGCTCATATTTATTCCTTCCCTTTCTTTTTCTTCGTCGGCATGCCAATAAGTATGATGTATGTTTAGGCTTTTCTAGCgacggttgccatggcaacgggacATAGTGCTACCGTACTCACTTGTGGAATAGCGGCAGCCAGCACAGTGGCACTTCAGAATAAGAGAACAGATAAAATATTCATTCAGTTCGCTTTTGTGACTTTGAACCCCTCTCAACGAAACaacaataatattccaaccgcaTAATAATGAGTTGGAGTAACCAGTTTTAGGGGCCTATTATCCCCCAAAAGTAACTAACTAATGGATGAATCTTAGCTCATGTTTAATGTATGGATTGCTATTTTGTTCATAACACTATTGACCCCTTGAAATATTTAAGATTATTTCCAAGTTAATTGTAATGGTAAATCGTTGATTATGCAGGCCAAGTTTATTTCGGTATTAACCCCATGTTTTCCTATTTTGCCTATAATATAAATGACTTTATTATATAGTGGCTGTAATTAAATACctaagcctggtcccagatctgtttgcgaGGAGTCCTCTATAGGTAATACCTATAATCGTTGTCATGCCAAATGTCAAGTTTATACAGCATATGAGACCAGGCTATTACATATCTGATAAATGAGACACATTTAGACTGCTGAAGCAAGCACACAAAATTTACCTTTTCTAGTTTCATGCGTTTCCTCCATCCAGGCGGGCTACCAGATCACCCAACAGAGGCTGCCCATCGTGGTGGACGGCACCCTGACCTAAAGTCACCTAGGGTGCCGTAAGAGGAACACGGTGGTCACCAAGAGTGTCAGGATCAAACAGATCCAGTTAGAGCAGGACAGTGGCAAGAGCCTCCACGATGACTACAGGAGCCAGACCCTTATAGACCTCAACAGAGCAGGTAGATGGAGTTTAGCTTCCCATCGGTGTACCTCAACAGAGCAGGTAGATGGAGTTTAGCTTCCCATCGGTGTACCTCAACAGAGCAGGTAGATGGAGTTTAGCTTCCCATCGGTGTACCTCAACAGAGCAGGTAGATGGAGTTTAGCTTCCCATCGGTGTACCTCAACAGAGCAGGTAGATGGAGTTTAGCTTCCCATCGGTGTACCTCAACAGAGCAGGTTGATGGAGTTTAGCTTCCCATCTGTGTACCTCAACAGAGCAGGTAGATGGAGTTTAGCTTCCCATCGGTGTACCTCAACAGAGCAGGTAGATGGAGTTTAGCTTCCCATCGGTGTACCTCAACAGAGCAGGTAGATGGAGTTTAGCTTCCCATCGGTGTACCTCAACAGAGCAGGTTGATGGAGTTTAGCTTCCCATCTGTGTACCTCAACAGAGCAGGTAGATGGAGTTTAGCTTCCCATCGGTGTACCTCAACAGAGCAGGTAGATGGAGTTTAGCTTCCCATCGGTGTACCTCAACAGAGCAGGTAGATGGAGTTTAGCTTCCCATCGGTGTACCTCAACAGAGCAGGTAGATGGAGTTTAGCTTCCCATCGGTGTACCTCAACAGAGCAGGTAGATGGAGTTTAGCTTCCCATCGGTGTACCTCAACAGAGCAGGTAGATGGAGTTTAGCTTCCCATCTGTGTACCTCAACAGAGCAGGTAGATGGAGTTTAGCTTCCCATCGGTGTACCTCAACAGAGCAGGTAGATGGAGTTTAGCTTCCCATCGGTGTACCTCAACAGAGCAGGTAGATGGAGTTTAGCTTCCCATCTGTGTACCTCAACAGAGCAGGTAGATGGAGTTTAGCTTCCCATCGGTGTACCTCAACAGAGCAGGTAGATGGAGTTTAGCTTCCCATCGGTGTACCTCAACAGAGCAGGTAGATGGAGTTTAGCTTCCCATCGGTGTACCTCAACAGAGCAGGTAGATGGAGTTTAGCTTCCCATCGGTGTACCTCAACAGAGCAGGTAGATGGAGTTTAGCTTCCCATCGGTGTACCTCAACAGAGCAGGTAGATGGAGTTTAGCTTCCCATCGGTGTACCTCAACAGAGCAGGGAGATGGAGTTTAGCTTCCCATCGGTGTACCTCAACAGAGCAGGTAGATGGAGTTTAGCTTCCCATCGGTGTACCTCAACAGAGCAGGGAGATGGAGTTTAGCTTCCCATCTGTGTACCTCAACAGAGCAGGTACCATAGAGTTCAAACACTCATAGACTCCAAGAGGAGTCTACCACAGAGCTCCAACTAGTATATACAGATCTAGATAGGATTTGGCTAGCCAGTCCCTGTTCTATGTAGGAATATGGGGAGTGTAtgtaacatctctctctccc
This genomic interval from Salvelinus alpinus chromosome 6, SLU_Salpinus.1, whole genome shotgun sequence contains the following:
- the LOC139579125 gene encoding dCTP pyrophosphatase 1-like produces the protein MAMNGDGVHGLNGEMVAPSEAKHTNGTPSKSKIACENGEADIPAAKQNGTKRRTPTDTFSFTAEPTIEDIRRMQAEFTDERDWNQFHQPRNLLLAMVGEVGEVSELFQWRGEVTEGLPGWTDSEREHLAHELSDVLIYLVELAEKCHIDLPQAVLRKMALNRLKYPASKVHGSSKKYTEYKD